The Sphingomonas donggukensis genomic interval CGCTGCCGCCGAGCGTGCCCGGCAAGCCGGGCCTAGACGCCGCCGCCTTCCGCAGCGGCGAGCCGCGGTTGTTGAATGTCTTCGCCAGCTGGTGCGTGCCCTGCGCGGCGGAGGCGCCGCAATTGCTGGCGTTGAAGCGGGCCGGCGTCCGCATCGACGCCATCGCGATCCGTGACAAGGGCGTCGACGTCCGCCGTTTCCTGACCCGCTTCGGCGACCCCTACGAGCGGATCGGCGACGACCGCGTGAGCGCGGTGCAGCTTTCGCTCGGATCGTCGGGCGTGCCGGAGACATTCGTGATCGACGGCCGCGGGCGGATCGTCGCGCAGCACGTCGGCGACATCCGCGCCGACGAGGTTGCCGGCATCCTGGCGACGGTGCGGACGGCAAAATGAAGGGCGCCGCGCTCCTGCTGGCGCTCGCGCTTGCCACCCCGGCGCTGGCCGATTCGGACCTGCCGCCGGCGCGCTATGCGAACACCGCGCTCGCCGATCCGGCGCAGGAGGCGAAGGCCAAGGCGCTGATGGAGACGCTGCGCTGCCTGGTCTGCCAGGGCCAGTCGATCGCCGACAGCGATGCCGAAATGGCCGCCGACATGCGTGCGCTGGTGCGGGAGCGGATCGCGCGGGGCGAGGCGCCGGGATCGATCCGTCACTGGCTGATCGAACGCTACGGCGAGTACGTAACCTATGACCCGCCGCTCAACGCGCTGACCGCGCCGCTGTGGCTGGCGCCGATCGCGCTGCTCGGCATCGGACTGCTGGTCGCGCGGGCGAGCTTTCGGAAGAGGAAGGGCTGATGGGCTGGATCGCGCTGGCGGTGCTGGGGGCAGGGGCATTCGTGCTGGCGCGCGTGCTCGGCGTGCCGCGCAGCCTGTCGAGCTTCGTCGGCGCTGCGCTGATGCTCGGCGCCGCGGGCTATGCGTTGCAGGCGCGGCCCGGTCTGCCCGGCATATCGGTGTCGCCCAGTGCCCATGCGGTTGAGGTCGATCCGGGCCTGAGCGAACTCCGGGTCGAGATGTTCGGGCGCCATACCCAGGCGGAATCGCTGTTCTTCGCGTCCGATGCGCTGATCCGTTCGGGATCGAGCAAAACGGCGATTGCGCTGTTGATCGGTGGAGCCAACGCCAACCCCAACGACTCGGCGGTGTGGACCGCGCTTGGCAGCGCCTATGTCGCCAACGACGGCAACACCATCTCGCCCGCGGCGCGCTTCGCGTTCAATCGGGCGATGCAGCTGACCCCGAACGATCCGGGCCCGCCGTTCTTCCTGGGGGTGGCGTTGATCGGGGCAGGCGAGTTTCGCGAGGCGCGGAAATGGTGGATGCGGGCGTTCCTGCTGTCGCCCGACATCGCCTTTCGAGCACAGATCAGCGAGCGGCTGGCGCTGCTCGATGCGTTCCTGGCCAGCCCGATGGG includes:
- a CDS encoding redoxin family protein; protein product: MKRWLIWTPFVAFAAVLWVAAAELKHPADRTVRSGMVGKTLPEFTLPPSVPGKPGLDAAAFRSGEPRLLNVFASWCVPCAAEAPQLLALKRAGVRIDAIAIRDKGVDVRRFLTRFGDPYERIGDDRVSAVQLSLGSSGVPETFVIDGRGRIVAQHVGDIRADEVAGILATVRTAK
- a CDS encoding cytochrome c-type biogenesis protein yields the protein MKGAALLLALALATPALADSDLPPARYANTALADPAQEAKAKALMETLRCLVCQGQSIADSDAEMAADMRALVRERIARGEAPGSIRHWLIERYGEYVTYDPPLNALTAPLWLAPIALLGIGLLVARASFRKRKG
- a CDS encoding tetratricopeptide repeat protein encodes the protein MGWIALAVLGAGAFVLARVLGVPRSLSSFVGAALMLGAAGYALQARPGLPGISVSPSAHAVEVDPGLSELRVEMFGRHTQAESLFFASDALIRSGSSKTAIALLIGGANANPNDSAVWTALGSAYVANDGNTISPAARFAFNRAMQLTPNDPGPPFFLGVALIGAGEFREARKWWMRAFLLSPDIAFRAQISERLALLDAFLASPMGRDAR